The following are encoded together in the Limanda limanda chromosome 12, fLimLim1.1, whole genome shotgun sequence genome:
- the dio3a gene encoding iodothyronine deiodinase 3a, protein MNTIKAVKNAIVCLVLLPRFLVAAVMFWLLDFICIRKRVFFRMQEQEGDAIDPPLCISDSNRLFSLESLKAVWHGHKLDFLKAAHLGHGAPNTEVVQLQDQKRSRILDYVKDQRPLILNFGSCTUPPFMARLKAFQGVVQQNADIADSVVVYIEEAHPSDGWMSTDAPYQIPRHRCLEDRLQAAGLMRLEVPGCPLVVDSMENSSNAAYGAYFDRLYILQEGKIVYQGGRGPEGYRISELRDWLDQYRGRLGQSSNLVIHV, encoded by the coding sequence ATGAATACTATCAAAGCTGTTAAAAATGCCATAGTCtgcctggtgctgctgccccggTTCCTGGTGGCAGCGGTCATGTTCTGGCTGCTGGACTTCATCTGCATCAGGAAGAGGGTCTTCTTCAGGATGCAGGAGCAGGAGGGCGATGCCATCGATCCTCCTCTCTGCATATCCGACTCCAATCGCCTGTTCAGCCTGGAGTCCCTGAAAGCGGTGTGGCACGGGCACAAGCTGGACTTCCTGAAGGCGGCTCACCTCGGGCACGGTGCACCCAACACCGAGGTGGTCCAGCTGCAGGATCAGAAGCGCAGCCGGATCCTGGACTACGTGAAGGACCAGAGACCCCTCATCCTCAACTTTGGCAGCTGCACCTGACCCCCGTTCATGGCGCGGCTCAAGGCGTTCCAGGGGGTCGTGCAGCAGAACGCGGACATCGCAGACTCTGTGGTGGTGTACATTGAGGAAGCGCATCCCTCCGACGGCTGGATGAGCACGGACGCGCCCTATCAGATCCCCCGGCACCGGTGCCTGGAGGACCGGCTGCAGGCGGCGGGGCTCATGCGCCTGGAGGTGCCCGGCTGCCCGCTGGTGGTCGACAGCATGGAGAACTCTTCCAACGCCGCGTACGGAGCTTATTTCGACAGACTTTATATTCTCCAGGAGGGAAAGATAGTTTACCAGGGCGGCAGAGGACCCGAGGGCTACCGGATCTCCGAGCTCCGGGACTGGCTGGATCAATACCGAGGGAGGCTGGGGCAATCCAGTAATCTAGTTATCCATGTGTAG
- the LOC133016123 gene encoding protein delta homolog 1 — MHLTAVVLILFVAGIAKGWDCRGCNTENGFCEKPGKCRCKPGWQGDNCDRCLLFPGCLHGTCERAWQCVCTEGWVGSLCDQDTRLCSSRPCVGNATCIETGEGGYLCICPHGYAGESCHLKTGACLTNGSPCQNGGTCTDTGGSAASSSCSCPPGFSGDFCEISVDSCQPNPCVNGGNCTNHGLAFTCLCPHSFTGFTCNDTSSLSSCAGQPCANGSTCVGQPDGTFRCVCQKRFTGPTCSLQHRPKAKPKPASSRPAEHKVFALTPQHYSLPAHAFHRLLRPPERDLLKITLKETVHTPGVLVTQGQLICFGILALLTCLVILGTTGIVFFGRCETWMANAKYNQLVRQQREHLLRENGCNQDEPEHSVNIILPEKIRLTSFGRHYTSI; from the exons ATGCATCTCACAGCGGTGGTCTTAATTCTGTTCGTGGCAGGCATCGCCAAAG gTTGGGATTGCAGAGGGTGCAACACAGAAAATGGGTTCTGTGAGAAGCCAGGGAAGTGCAG GTGCAAACCGGGCTGGCAAGGAGACAACTGTGACCGATGCCTGCTGTTCCCCGGCTGTCTGCACGGCACATGCGAGAGGGCATGGCAGTGCGTGTGCACGGAGGGCTGGGTGGGCAGCCTGTGTGACCAAG ATACCCGCCTGTGCTCATCCAGGCCTTGTGTCGGGAACGCCACCTGCATAGAGACGGGAGAGGGGGGGTACCTGTGCATCTGTCCCCACGGCTACGCTGGAGAAAGCTGCCACCTGAAGACAGGAGCATGCCTCACAAACGG CTCTCCTTGTCAGAACGGAGGCACATGTACAGACACCGGAGGctcagcagcttcttcttcctgctcatGTCCCCCTGGATTTTCCGGAGACTTCTGCGAGATCAGCGTTGACAGCTGCCAGCCTAACCCCTGCGTCAATGGTGGCAACTGTACAAATCACGGCCTGGCCTTCACCTGTCTCTGTCCGCACAGCTTCACCGGGTTTACTTGTAACGACACCAGTAGCCTGTCGTCTTGCGCCGGCCAGCCCTGTGCCAACGGCAGCACATGTGTTGGTCAGCCTGATGGAACCTTCAGGTGTGTTTGCCAGAAACGGTTTACAGGTCCCACatgttccctgcagcacagaccGAAGGCCAAGCCTAAACCTGCCAGTTCCAGGCCTGCGGAACACAAGGTGTTTGCACTGACCCCGCAGCATTACTCCCTTCCTGCTCACGCCTTCCACAGGCTCCTCAGACCGCCTGAGAGAGACCTGCTGAAGATCACCCTGAAGGAGACCGTCCACACCCCCGGCGTCCTCGTCACCCAGGGTCAGCTCATCTGCTTCGGCATACTGGCCCTGCTCACCTGCCTGGTCATACTGGGCACCACAGGCATCGTGTTTTTCGGACGCTGCGAGACGTGGATGGCTAACGCCAAGTACAACCAGCTTGTTCGGCAGCAGAGGGAACACCTGCTGAGGGAGAACGGCTGTAACCAGGACGAGCCGGAGCACTCAGTGAACATCATCCTGCCGGAGAAGATTAGACTCACAAGCTTTGGGAGACACTACACATCCATTTGA